ttcaataagatcatggctgatctgatcctaacctcaaatctaaattcacgtccaatttcctgcctgctttcctttctctctcttttttctctctcttaatccaatctttctttccctctctttatttctcttcctgtacctgatttgactcgaaTTGACCTTATTTCCTTCCTGTTTCTTtttctatccttaaatctcattaaggagatagactgttggcccTGTCGTTCACCGAGGTCCtcgctgccccgttatcagctcgcacttccagcaagttacggcgcaaaaatAGCTGGGGCTGAAGAGTGAGGAAAAATATCCAACTCACGGCGCTCACCGCGAGAAGGCCCCGCTccggcaaattctgggccaatgttgcACAACCAAAAGAAAATCAACTCAGAGTTTAAGCTCAAAATGGAGAGCGTATTTCACCCTGAGCTACTCAGTCTTTCATCCCTGAGGAAATGTTTCAGTAAATGTGCCCATTTAAGGCGGGCTCCTATGAAACGCCGTGGAACGTGTTACTACGTTatcggcgctgtataaatgcaagttgttgttgtggttaaATTGGTGCCcctcccttcccactcccacCATTCACTGGTCGGGTGCCTCAGTCAGCTGAGTGTCAGACTCGGGGAGACAGAAGCCCCTGGGTTATATACCTTGGCTGGGTTGCTCACCTTTCATCCAAAAAGAGTATCATTTCTTAGGATGTGGGGAGAAAACAGCGGACTGCTGGGACTGACCAGGACTGGCCATATAGAAAAAAGagagaggaaaagtaagaaagATTTTTAAGAATTTTAACATTTAAATCTCCTGGTTACTCAGCAGTGGAAATGGGGCTGAGGCGTTTCCCACCTCTCTGGCCCACAATTCCAGCGATGACATTTATCGTGGCCGCACTGTACTTGCCTTGGTTGTAATGGTATCACATAAGCCACCTTCAGTACTGTGCGTAACATGTTGGGACTGAGGGACCATAGAGAATTCATAACCCAGCCCAGAGCAGCTGCTGCAGGCTCTGCAGCTCAGCTCCATGTGACCGAGCTTGATCACGGCTATTTTAAGAACTGAGTACGTCAGTTATTCCTTTGCTTGGATTAACTCGTTCAGGCTGCAGACATCATGCAGCAGATTTCACTTCTCAGCCGGCCATCGGCAGCTCCCTAAAAGCCTTTAAATACCAGGTCCGGTTTCAGCAAACACACAGAACTGGTTAACAGGAGGATGTGCGTGGAGGGGAGAGGCAGGCGTGTCCACTCCTCTCACATGACCTCCGCATCTGCATTGCAGTAAACTTTTCAAAGTGTCACACCGTAGAATTGGAACCTGCTAAATAATGCTGAGTATGCGAGCGGCCTCAAGGGCACGTCGAGGGGAAGCAGCAGcctggaggagatggaggacacTCCCGGGGAAGGgtggggtgagaggggaggaaaAGAACAGACACATAACTGAATTACAAACACTGGTTGAATTAAACAACACCAGTCCTCTGGGAAAAACAGTTCTCACCTCTTCTTCTGCCCACAAACAGATTCAAAGGAGAAACCATCTGtactttaaaaataatcactgccTTTGCATATTCCCAACTCTAAAATAATATTAGTTATTTTgccagtgaaccagtaaatgCAACAGTAAATACTGCTGATGTCAGGGGGCCGGGGCCCTGAGTTTGGTCAGGTTGCAGGGTGCCTTGGGATGGTGTGCAGTCATGGTCTTATCGGCCAGTGTGTAGCACACAGGGGGCCTGTATATGGTGGGCAGTGCATTGCACGATAATTAGTTAGTATATAAATAGATGCACCCTATGTCTGGATTAAGCAGCAATTTTCAGCATGGCAATGAGCACTCTATGATTGGGTTCTTGGTTTAATGCTCCATGGATTAAAGAACTTTCCAACACAAAGCCAAAGGTCACCAGGGAAAGGGCTGAttagttattttaaaaaataaacactttctaattcctcctctctcctgaagatgtttgTTTCCGCTGGGGCTAAGTTCCAAAGGTGGAAGCAGTCCTCAAGTCAACCTTCATGTCTGGGCCTTTACAGTGAGCGTCGGCAGGCTATACGCCCACAGAGTGCATcaaagccaagcccaatcctgtccatgCCTGGAACTTCCTAACggtgggtcactggacagcaggACTGGGAACCTGGGCTGATTTTCCCACTCTCTAGCCCAGAGGCCGTCGAAGCCAATTCCAGCGAGGCAACTGCCACACCGacacagatcagctaactcagcataaaccAGGGATCAAAACCTGGCCTTTCCTAGACTGTACGTTCAGTTCCTCAGCAGGTGATGAACTTGTCAACGTAAACTTATTTTACTATGAAAGTCAATGGGTGGACGAGTTGCCCTCCTATTTCTGTACATGGTGTGCCACCCATTGACTAGAACTGGGAGAAGTAAGTGAGCTTGGCAGCAGCACATACAGTAACTCCACCTCACCTCACTAGAAACTGGAGCTATCAGCCTTCGCCAAATCCAAAACTGGGCGGGAAGTAcagtgaagggggtgggggaggttgcaATCATAGTGTCAGCCCTGAAATTTATTTTACTTATTAAAAAATTATCAAAAAACTTAACAGCCTCAATAATTAATGCCTGCATAACTTAATAAGGATGAATTAAATGGAAGAAAATTGACTTCTTTTATTTTCTCTTTGAAATTTCGCTCCGCAAACGGACTGTCTGGTGTGAATCCAAATGGATTGACAACCCTACTGGAAATTTATGGCAAAAAAACTATTGGGTGAATTCACCGATCCATGCTGCCGGCGGGGAGCTGCGCTTGAAGAGGCCATTGGTTGGAGAATCGGTGCTCCAGTGCGGTTGTCTGTCCCTGAGCTGCACTGGGAGCCATGGGACCAGTGAATCTCCACTATGTGAAATATCCCTGGTCTTGTGCCAAATTGGTGGATTGTCAGGAGAATTTGGGAAATCAGCAGAAAGGTCAACTAAAGATAACAAATGGCAGTACCATagcattttacagcacaaaagagggccattcggcccattgcgcccatgccggctctcttaAAGAGCTATGCACTGAGTCCCATTTCCTTGCCTTTTCCCTATacctcttttaattttttttttaaccattgcTTTTTTAAGAGCTATTACGGATTTTGATTCCCCCACTATATCTGATCGGCCATTTCATGTCCTAGcaaacctttgtgtgaaaaattgttcTAATCGTTTGCTTCATTTTTCAGGTGCTGATCTTAAATTTACGCTCTCTTGTTACTGACTCACTGGCCTATTTACCTCACCTGAACCCCGCtagcagatctcctcttaaccttctctgctctggagaaaagagccccagtttctccagcctCTCCTCATATCTAAAGTTTCTCATCTTTGCTCTCACCTTGGTAATTCTCTTCTGTGCCCTCTCCAAATCCTCGAGTTCCTTCCTGACTTGGTAAAGCGGAGGAATGCAATACATTTACTCTCTGCTTAGAAAGACCtttgttgggggggagggaggggggtgaaattgggggGCTAGTGTAGAATGGGCAATAGCAAATTAGCAGCTTCCATTGGGAGGGGTTTAAAACAGGtggccgattcgctattgcccattttgctcTATCGCCCAAGACTGATTTAATCTCCCAAATGTTCTCCTTGATCATTTACAGCATTGTTGAGATGCTAGGCAGGGTTCCTCTTACATTACTCTGATGATGTGCAGTTAGAGCTCCCCATGAAGTCCCACTCTAGCCCTTCTGCTCTCCACACTGTTGAGTCCTGTCCAATCGAGACTCAAACCTTCCATCTTTGTGAACCCCTAGGCGCAGTTTTGTGCTGCAGGCTTTTGCCCATTGGCGACTACATTGAGATAGTTCACCAGCAGCAAGAGCAAGTATgctttcatcttactctctgggTTAGATTTAAGGGCTGCTGCCATGGTGCATTGCCTGGGCTTTGTTTATCAAGACCATGCAAAGTATGAAAACAGGAGCCAACACGATTGCTTGGCTTTGTTTTCTTGTTAATGAGGAAGAAAACTCTTCTGTTCCTCTTTCTCTACCAATAGCCTCCTTCAGCCAACTGGAAGCTGCAACACAGTGGCTCAACCATAAGGCtctcttgcttctattttctcctctctttcctGAAGGGAGATTCGTGCCTCTGTACTCATACTGTCCCACAGCGGCatggctgagattgggaattAAGTGAGTTTGCAAGGGATTCCTTCACTTTGTGGCGTTATATATTGATGCTTCAGCCTACTGTGCCGCAGTTTGTTTATTTGGGTACGGTAGTATTAGTGGAtatgctactggactagtaacctagAAGCCTGGACTAATTATCCagcagaacgtgagttcaaatcccatttcagttgactttttttttaaaaagctggtatcggtaaaagtgaccatgaagctgtcggattgtccttaaaaacccaactggttcattaatgtcctttagggaagcaaacctgctgtccttacccggtctggcctatatgtgactccagtcccaacgtggttgactcttaactgccctctgcagtggccactcagttgtattaaaactactatgcagcggttcaagaagaaggcccaacaaCCATCTtcacagggcaattagggatgggcaataagtgccagccttaccagcgacgcccgcttcccgagaatgattttttttttaaaagtcccgcACAGAAATTGCTATCTATTAAAGAATATATAAAGCAGTAAGAAAACCCTGGTCACACTGGTAGGTCTAAAGCATGCCCAGTTTACGGGGCATAGGCACTTTCATCCTATTTTCGATATACACAACGTTCGTTCTCACCAATTTCACAATCCCGCTGGCTGATGCCATGTTCTCCGCTCCTTCCACTGTCTTGTTGGCCACTGTGTTGACTCCAGCGACCACTGCCCCTCCGACCATGTTGGCCTGCTCCTTGGTTTTCTCAGCCACTGCCAACCAAATGAGAAATAAATCTTAATAACACACTCGAGGGTCCCCAGGAAATTGTTGTGGCACTCATCGCCACTTGTTAAGGAGATATCCGTTACCTGTGTTCACGCTTTGTACAACTCCTTCCTTTGTTTTGGTGCCTATTTGGGGGTTAAAAAAAAGTAGAAGTTACAATGGTGCAATTTCAGAACATGGCGTTATCACACTCCCTGAAATGATATTATTTCAATTTGCACTCCACCCTCTTTTTCCGGGGtgtaacactcacactccactaacaaagagtggccacttggataaggtaccagaggaccccccccccccgcagctaTTCGACTGTAAAGGGCTTCACAGACAAGCTCACTGTTCACTTGACATCCAAAGATACACTTTCAAACAGGGGTGCACCTCCATAACAGTCAGGAGAGGGAATGGCTTATTTTACTCCTCTGTGGCCCAGGCACCCTAACTGCTCCCCTGGCTGACAGCACAGATCAAGGTCCAAATCTGGAATCCTATTGGTCCGTCTGCCTCAATACCAGACTTGCTGGTGCTTTTATTCGGAGGAGCTCAGGGGTAGGGTCATCATTCCACCCTGAGATGGGGAGCTGGTAGGAGTCACACTATACACAATGGATAAATGCATTGAATCTAGGGTGTGTTAAGATGTGGACTAACCATCGAGGAAAGCTTCTCTCAAAGAGGGTGGGTCTTTTGGACATTTTTACTGTGCTCTGATACGATGGTTCAACGATAATGTCCATTGCTCCTGTTTCTAccggccaatttttaaaaaaaaattcttgggcGATGCAGTTACGAAGAACCTTGGAATAGTAACATTCAAACCCTGTCTGAATCATGCACAACATGGATATTTGGCACATGGTGATACCCGTTTAATCTTTAGCTGTGGCAAGTTCAAGCCTCCTCTGAGGGACAAGATCAAAGACGCTGACTGGCCTATTCCTGTTTTAACAGGACCACCTGCATCCTGTCTATGTTGTAAACATGTCAGTCTTTACTCTTCTGGCTTTCGGTTGGCCTTGGGAACTGGTTTTTAGCCAATTAAAGCCCACCTTTTTAATTGCGCCCATCTCCAAAATGGATGCTGGAAGCCAGGGGAGTGAAAGAAGACAGAAGTTAATTGAAAGAgttctaagtttttttttaagaaagtagGATATAATAAAGAGAGATTAGTCaggactgggggggaggggaagtaaaATTAAAGACTAGGAACTGGGCAGAATTAATggatttaaaattgtttttaagcATTTTCTTATTAGTATAGGGTTACTGTTAAGTATTAAAACTAATTCTGACATTTATTACTgtaatgttagtgtttgactTAGCATCACGCTGTGTGAGCTGAAAACTTTTCAAACCTGGCTGGCCCAGAGGAGACGGGATATTCTCTGGTGCTGCCAGGGATCTAAGGGTTAAAGTATAGGTTTAAACCTCAATTCAGCCAAAGATGCTGGTGATAAATCTAattgcccccccctcccaatATCTGTGCCTGATGTGGGACCAGATAACTCAACACTGTCCAAGACCTGGAcgtgagaccttcctggtctgtgtgacccAGTACCATGCCTGGTATCTGGTACCCATTTACCGATTGATTCAATCAGGGAGCAAGCTGTAGTTTGGTGCCCTGCttatctggaactcactgactcGTGGTGGGTCCATGGGTGTGAGCTGCCCTCTGGTTCCTCATTCAACTGGTCCTTCCTCATGTGTAAGCCTACACAATGAGTGTTGGAAGGTTACCCAAGCACTGTGAGTATCTCAGCCAGGTCTGATTGTAGACTGCAGGTGAGGAGACAATCAGGCAGTTTACAACATGGGTCATTGGATCATGATCTGGAGCAGGAAGCCTGGCTGatatttccccctccctaacctaAGGGCATTGATACCAATTGTAGCACTCCCGTTGTTGCCCTGGCTGAGcttagcacagaccagagattgaaccaggaGTTTCTTGGACTGCACAACTCAATAATACACCACAAGGGGCATTTAATTACAGCTACCCCTCTGTTCACTGACCTATGttcaccaatgcctcgattttaaaatttgaatccttttgttcaaatccctccatggcctcgcccctccctacctttgtaaccgtttccagccctacaacgctcccagagctctacgttcctccaattcttgcctcttgtccatccccgatttccttcgcccgacCATTGGCAACTACGCCTTAAGctatctaggccccaagctctggaattccctccctgaacctctccgcctctccacctctctctcctcctttaagactctctttaaaacctacctctacctGTCCTGATGTCCCCTTCGTTGCCTCGATGACGATTttattgtctgattacgctcatgtggaagcgccttgagaccttttactaaattaaaggtgctatataaatacaagttgttgttgctttaaCAGATTCCTGAACCAATCAGGACTTTCCTTTCTGTAGGCAATGGTGTAACGAACGTGAAATGCTTCAGTTCTGCTCTGAGCTGGACTGCTCACCATCGCCCTGTCCCCTGTAGCTGAGTGACAGGGTGTCGCTGTCCCTCGGACTCACCCACTCCTAGTGGGGAGCCAAGTGTTACTGCTTCTGGGGCAATGCAGCATTCCTGGTGTTAGAGGGTCTGATGTGCTTGGTTAATTCTGCTTTCAGTGGGTTGGACCTTCCCCTGTCCACAATAAGCAGGTGGTCTTAAAGTCCACACACCCTCTTCGTAAGACCTCATAAAGAGATTAACAGTCCATTATAGTTATTACATGATCAAAACTATGTCACATCACTGTGAATTTTGCCGGTTAAGTTCTCGGAACCAATATATTATTGCATTGACACAAATCTGATCGATTTCAAATTGAAGAACATTGGAATACATCACATTGAAAAATAAGCCAAACTTGCATTAAGCAGCCTATAGAGTTATGATTGTACACACCAGAATCAGATGGTCAATAATGGGCAATATTTAACAAGCCTCAAACTAATCAGCTAATTTCAGCTAGTGGTGGGCAGTTGGGTGGGTTTCTTGTATAAAGGGGTGAGTTCACCAGTGTGCCCAGACACATAGACTTTCCAAGGTGCTGCAAAATGTTTGATCTACATGAAGATGTTGTTAATGTGCTGCTTGTTTGGAATTGTCACTGTGCTTTGATCTGTTCATTGAAAGAGCCAGTACTGAACGCTTTTCCCTCCCGACTCACTGGTAACAACAGCTAAGGTTCAATTGTAATTGCTTTCTGCTCCTCATTCACGATGAGCTGACACCAGCCCCATCTTCTCTCCCTTTCTTGGTTCTCATTCCTAGTCATGAGGGCGTGTGTAGGACCTGCTTCTACTTCACTGCCAAAGGCACTCCTGAAGATGGCTGCTTATACGGTACGAGAGAGAGGCCGGAGGCAACTCCCTCTCTGCGGGGAAGCATCTGTTcgctcccaccccccacctgcacctcctttaacAGTGTGGCCCAGATCCGGAGCTCCTGTGTGTGGGCCCAAAGGGAGACCAGGTTTACAGGCTCGTGTCCTATTGCAATGTGTTGGATCACTAGGGTATTGTCACATCATGCTAACACTGGCAGGATCCTCTTTAACCACAACCCTGTCATGAATTATCATTCTTATTGTAGATTTGTGAATATTTCAGTTACCAAAAATTAAGAAGTCTCAGGATCTTCCTGGTCATGGATTAATGGCGTCAGGACTCTATAGATTAAGATTTTCTATCCCTTTTTATGTTAAGTTGTGACGGGTAGCTGAGATGCCCTTCCTATTACTGAATATTCAAGACAGCCCGCCCTGTTTCTCTGCAGTCTCGTGGTCCCTCTGTGTGACGAGATGTACCACTCTGTAGCTCTTTGATTCTGTGCAAGAAACACTAAAAGAAAATCTTATTCTCTCCCCTAACTCCAATCCTTTGCTCAATTCCTCCCACCAGCTGCATGCAGTTCTACCAGATCTGCCTCCGTCTTAATCTGATCCCGTAGAGCAAAATAAATCTTTCAAATGATAAAGGGGGGAAAAAAGCCTGAAAGGCTTATTCAGCagcgctcctgctccatctgtctGATTGTGTGATTCCTGGTCTGTTGCTGTCCTCGAGACAGATTTTTATTACTGTTCTGCCTTTACAGGTCACAGTATTCACATCTGCACCACGGATCCACCGCGGCCGCACCCCTCACCCCCAAATTCCAGCATGGCCATTGCACCATTTGTGACTTTAGAACCAGGCAGAGTAACAAGGGATATGAGAAAACAGAACTGAGTCAATGAGAGAGATTTTGCACCATTTAATTCAAATTAGCACAACCTAGACGAGCTGGTCCCGAGTGCATCCGATGTGAGGGTCTCCTCGCTGGTGACTGCTGacgagggacagagtgtgagcctCGACAGACTGGTGGGCTGCGGATacagactgaggggaaaaaaagacCGACACTCggagagaaaaaaacatacaCGTTTCATACTCTGCAAAACTTATCAGAGAGAGATTAAAAAAAGCCCCTTTCCTTTATTGCGATGAATCGAATATCAGTGTTGAGAAATCATGAATAGAGCAGACACTGAAATGAAAATTCCAGTGAAACCCACCCAGCTGGACTATTTACAGTTATTCTCTTTAACATCGGTGTGACAGAGTTGGTTCAAAGAAATGCAGTGATAGGCaacgatttttttttaatgtacttcAGGATGGATGCAGACAGATTCAATCTGTTCTCACCTCATACATACCCTCCCCTGCAAAACAAAAACCAACAGTAGAAAATAACACTGAAAAGGTCCAGACTGACGGTTTCTCAGGAATATTTCCCAGGTTCAAGTTGCAGGTGTTTAGCTGTTATTTCCTTACCTACATACATAACCCCTTCTTTCGTTTTCTCTGCAGCCTCTTGCACGCCCTGCTTGGTTTTCTCTGCTGCGGCCACCACTCCTTCCCTGGCAAACGAGAAACCTTTCTTCAGAGCGTCCATTGTTTGGAGCTTGAATTGCTAGTGTACGAGCCCTTTTTGAGGAGAACTCCCTTCAGCTCGCTCTATCAGCTGCTGCAGCTCCTCAGTATCAGCCCCAATCTTTTTTCCTTGCACTCGTC
Above is a genomic segment from Heptranchias perlo isolate sHepPer1 chromosome 36, sHepPer1.hap1, whole genome shotgun sequence containing:
- the sncga gene encoding synuclein, gamma a, whose product is MDALKKGFSFAREGVVAAAEKTKQGVQEAAEKTKEGVMYVGTKTKEGVVQSVNTVAEKTKEQANMVGGAVVAGVNTVANKTVEGAENMASASGIVKLDEFGKEIPAEQVAEGAQTIEDPLVKATEATEETGK